A region of Methanobacterium sp. DNA encodes the following proteins:
- a CDS encoding Mur ligase family protein → MKELKASEIAEKIEGKLKGPDKVIKGIFNILKDAKNGDAVIRHWIDEKGVEIAAKKGVSCLITQSPKDGAVETAEHEVFEASKSKPSNTECLGPSEILRISGASKIKDFRRPQNRRFCGILKAAEKLGLSLIVTEKIELASAFAIKWAINKFARNSLRVVVTGTNGKSTTAHMIYSILNESGYSTYTNTDSKSEFNTLIDPMVSKQIAEFEHDIDAMVIEVSEVQGWLNNIMQDHAFLMTSAVDPDVVVITNVALDHIGLVNSIEETYDETSGAVKALKKENGHLVLNSDDPLVKKMENLTSNEILFFGKNRDIDLLDDGISYKGDVLIKKEDLPFKSNHFIQNTMAAVGAALSLKVDPEIIRNALKSYTPLNRRFTIINKNPCIIDDFAHNPDGIKATIKNAALMANENFYVVSAIRGSRGEFINQINAEAIAEGLKNIPYKLIITSSSDVVDDLNMVKDNEKKVFMDTLQKKGIKYIFYERLYDALEKVLRSSKSNDTILLIGAQGMDPANGLLNKILDF, encoded by the coding sequence ATGAAAGAACTTAAAGCATCAGAAATTGCAGAAAAAATAGAAGGAAAACTAAAAGGGCCTGATAAAGTAATAAAAGGTATTTTTAACATCTTAAAAGATGCAAAAAATGGTGATGCAGTAATAAGGCACTGGATAGATGAAAAAGGAGTAGAAATTGCCGCTAAAAAAGGTGTTTCATGCTTAATAACTCAAAGTCCCAAAGATGGTGCAGTTGAAACCGCCGAACACGAAGTGTTCGAGGCATCAAAATCAAAGCCCTCAAACACGGAGTGTTTGGGGCCCTCGGAAATTCTACGAATTTCCGGGGCATCGAAAATCAAAGATTTTCGAAGGCCCCAAAATCGAAGATTTTGTGGGATTTTGAAAGCCGCCGAAAAATTAGGACTCTCATTAATAGTTACCGAAAAAATTGAACTTGCCAGTGCATTTGCCATAAAGTGGGCAATTAATAAATTTGCCAGGAATTCACTGCGTGTTGTGGTAACCGGAACTAACGGGAAGTCAACAACTGCTCACATGATTTATAGCATTTTGAATGAATCAGGATATAGCACCTATACCAATACTGACTCAAAATCTGAATTTAATACCCTCATTGATCCAATGGTTTCCAAACAAATAGCTGAATTTGAACATGACATAGACGCAATGGTTATAGAAGTTTCTGAAGTACAGGGATGGCTTAATAACATAATGCAAGATCATGCTTTTCTAATGACCTCTGCAGTTGATCCTGATGTGGTTGTTATAACTAACGTGGCTTTGGATCATATAGGTCTTGTAAACTCCATAGAAGAAACCTATGATGAAACTTCTGGGGCTGTAAAAGCACTTAAAAAAGAAAATGGTCATTTAGTTTTGAACTCGGATGATCCTCTCGTAAAAAAGATGGAAAATCTTACATCAAATGAGATTCTGTTTTTTGGGAAAAATAGAGACATAGATCTGCTTGATGATGGAATTTCTTATAAAGGAGATGTTTTGATAAAAAAAGAGGATCTGCCCTTTAAAAGCAATCATTTTATTCAAAACACCATGGCTGCTGTAGGCGCGGCATTAAGTTTGAAAGTTGATCCTGAAATAATTAGAAATGCTCTTAAATCATACACTCCTTTAAATAGGCGTTTTACAATAATTAATAAAAATCCGTGCATCATAGATGATTTTGCACATAATCCTGATGGAATAAAGGCCACAATAAAAAATGCTGCATTAATGGCAAATGAGAATTTTTATGTTGTTTCAGCTATTAGAGGTTCAAGAGGTGAATTTATTAATCAAATTAATGCAGAAGCCATTGCAGAAGGGCTTAAAAATATCCCATATAAACTCATTATAACAAGTAGCAGCGATGTTGTGGATGATTTGAACATGGTTAAGGACAATGAGAAAAAAGTTTTTATGGACACTCTCCAAAAGAAAGGGATAAAATATATCTTTTATGAAAGACTATATGATGCATTAGAAAAGGTACTTAGATCATCAAAAAGCAATGATACAATTTTATTAATTGGGGCACAGGGTATGGATCCTGCAAATGGACTTTTAAATAAAATTTTAGATTTTTAG
- a CDS encoding proteasome-activating nucleotidase has protein sequence MENMSKNIMKKTEDLKREIKLLKEENTKTKRNLMWKVRKLEKDKVLVENEKMRLDREVKSLRGEIERFRSPPLVVATITEVLEDGKLVVKSSTGPHFVIGYSRLLDTSSLEPGARVALNQQTFSIVNVLPSEKDPLITGMEVDERPDVSYAEIGGLEEQVVEIKETVELPLKKPELFTNIGIEPPKGVLLYGPPGTGKTLLAKAVANETNATFIKIVASEFVKKYIGEGARLVRGVFELAKEKAPSIIFIDEIDAIAAKRLKSSTSGDREVQRTLMQLLAEMDGFEARGDVGIVAATNRPDILDPALLRPGRFDRFIEVPIPNEDGRMEILNIHTKSMSLSEEVDVRLVASLAEGASGADLKAICTEAGMFAIREERSTVTMNDFMDAIDKIVGLEKEEEVRRETGVMYG, from the coding sequence ATGGAAAACATGTCCAAAAATATAATGAAAAAGACCGAAGATCTTAAAAGGGAAATAAAACTCCTAAAAGAAGAGAATACTAAAACAAAAAGAAACTTAATGTGGAAAGTAAGAAAACTTGAAAAGGACAAAGTTTTAGTTGAAAATGAAAAAATGAGGCTTGACAGGGAAGTAAAATCCCTTAGAGGAGAGATTGAAAGATTCAGATCTCCACCACTTGTAGTAGCTACCATTACAGAAGTATTAGAAGATGGAAAACTTGTAGTAAAAAGCAGCACTGGACCTCATTTTGTAATTGGATATTCACGTTTATTAGATACAAGTTCACTTGAACCTGGTGCAAGGGTAGCTTTAAATCAACAGACATTCAGTATTGTAAATGTCTTGCCATCAGAGAAAGACCCACTTATAACAGGAATGGAAGTTGATGAAAGGCCAGATGTAAGTTATGCGGAAATAGGTGGGCTTGAAGAACAGGTAGTTGAAATTAAAGAGACTGTAGAGTTGCCGCTTAAAAAACCTGAATTATTTACAAACATTGGAATTGAACCTCCAAAAGGAGTGCTGCTTTATGGTCCTCCAGGAACAGGTAAGACCTTACTTGCAAAGGCAGTTGCTAACGAAACCAATGCAACATTCATAAAAATTGTAGCATCAGAGTTCGTTAAAAAATACATTGGTGAAGGTGCAAGACTTGTTAGAGGCGTATTCGAACTTGCAAAAGAAAAAGCCCCAAGTATAATCTTTATTGATGAAATTGATGCAATTGCAGCCAAGCGGCTTAAAAGTTCCACCAGTGGTGACAGGGAAGTCCAAAGGACACTGATGCAGCTTCTAGCAGAAATGGACGGGTTTGAAGCCAGAGGCGATGTTGGGATAGTTGCAGCAACCAACAGACCGGACATACTGGATCCTGCACTTTTACGTCCTGGAAGATTTGACCGGTTCATAGAAGTACCTATACCAAACGAAGATGGTAGAATGGAAATATTAAATATTCACACCAAAAGCATGTCTTTGAGTGAAGAAGTGGATGTAAGGCTTGTAGCATCGCTTGCAGAAGGTGCTTCAGGCGCTGATCTTAAAGCAATATGTACAGAAGCAGGTATGTTTGCAATAAGGGAAGAGAGATCCACTGTTACAATGAACGACTTCATGGACGCTATTGATAAGATTGTGGGACTTGAAAAAGAAGAAGAAGTTAGAAGAGAAACCGGCGTAATGTACGGTTAA
- a CDS encoding DUF356 domain-containing protein, with protein sequence MALILIRADNQEKLLNALADIERHASLKIAGKPKILDSKKADLLAKRILKQNLRTESKIAVIVKVLEDTTKSIMHIKKIHPPAHIVVVSDEYSEFKEIKQLYTILPPLKGYYSHKRMLN encoded by the coding sequence ATGGCTTTAATTTTAATTCGGGCAGACAACCAGGAAAAACTTTTAAATGCACTTGCAGACATTGAAAGGCATGCCAGTTTAAAAATAGCAGGTAAACCTAAAATACTTGATTCTAAAAAAGCAGACCTGCTTGCAAAGAGAATTCTTAAACAGAATTTAAGGACAGAAAGTAAAATAGCAGTTATTGTAAAAGTTTTAGAAGATACAACAAAAAGTATAATGCATATAAAAAAAATACATCCCCCAGCACACATAGTAGTTGTAAGTGATGAATACAGCGAATTTAAGGAAATAAAACAACTTTATACTATTTTACCTCCACTTAAAGGTTATTATTCCCATAAAAGGATGTTAAATTAG
- a CDS encoding multiprotein bridging factor aMBF1 — protein MRCEICGKKIIGKPTKTKIESSIMVTCNECAKFGKIQREPPKPVKHRPIKSARRFREPSEEVVEDYNKIIRAARERNNWSREELAEKLYEKASVVNRIESGKMIPDIKLARKLERTLNIKLIEKQDDVQREDIGSIASKGATIGDIARIKRN, from the coding sequence ATGAGATGCGAGATATGTGGAAAGAAAATAATTGGAAAGCCAACAAAAACAAAAATTGAAAGCTCAATTATGGTTACATGCAATGAATGTGCTAAGTTTGGAAAAATACAAAGAGAACCACCAAAACCAGTAAAACATAGGCCGATTAAGAGCGCCCGGAGATTTAGAGAACCTTCAGAAGAGGTTGTAGAGGATTATAATAAAATAATAAGAGCTGCAAGGGAAAGGAATAACTGGTCTCGTGAGGAACTTGCCGAAAAATTGTATGAAAAGGCTTCTGTGGTAAACAGAATTGAATCTGGAAAAATGATTCCTGACATAAAGCTTGCAAGAAAATTAGAAAGAACATTAAATATAAAACTAATTGAAAAACAGGATGACGTACAAAGAGAAGATATAGGATCTATCGCCTCTAAAGGCGCTACAATTGGAGATATAGCTCGAATTAAGAGAAATTAA
- a CDS encoding glycosyltransferase family 4 protein yields MSISQIDIFIFLLAFISTVFFTLFVRKILKDANITDKPIVTEHSHKTGTPTMGGLAILLGILLTACIYFENSNLTITVMLMITSGIIGLMDDLIGLKTREIQKKVRNISSLTIEMGRLMLKPGEEARVTTPKAKKDLKKHLKEKNVEIIGETPIKSEVKESEKIFAQFLISLFLIGSGAVSSAVLGFDLGIFVIPVIIFGIIGAINSVNLIDGMDGLAAGILAIASTACAIFSIFTGNTDGSIPFIALAGVSFGFLALNRYPASIFMGDTGSFALGAGYITAAFLGDIIYFALIALSVPILSVVVSLLHRAKIIKLPVEPLHHTLHYKGLSERKIVALYWLITIVICVIALYFYHYFII; encoded by the coding sequence TTGAGTATTTCACAGATAGATATTTTCATATTTCTTCTTGCATTCATATCAACAGTATTTTTCACTTTATTTGTAAGAAAAATCTTAAAGGATGCCAATATAACTGATAAACCAATTGTAACAGAACACAGCCATAAAACAGGAACTCCAACTATGGGAGGACTTGCAATACTTCTTGGAATTCTTCTTACTGCATGTATTTATTTTGAAAATTCTAATTTAACCATTACAGTAATGCTGATGATTACATCTGGTATAATAGGCCTTATGGATGACTTAATAGGCCTTAAAACCAGAGAAATTCAAAAAAAAGTCAGAAATATTTCTTCCCTTACAATTGAAATGGGCAGATTAATGCTTAAACCGGGTGAAGAAGCACGTGTTACAACACCTAAGGCTAAAAAAGACCTTAAAAAGCATCTAAAAGAAAAGAACGTTGAAATAATAGGGGAAACACCTATAAAAAGCGAAGTTAAAGAAAGCGAAAAAATATTCGCCCAATTTTTAATTTCCCTGTTTTTGATAGGCTCCGGTGCAGTTAGTTCTGCGGTGCTTGGATTTGATCTTGGGATCTTTGTAATTCCAGTGATAATATTTGGTATAATTGGTGCAATAAATTCTGTAAACCTGATTGATGGTATGGACGGCCTTGCAGCAGGTATACTGGCAATAGCATCCACTGCATGCGCAATTTTCTCCATTTTTACTGGAAACACTGATGGCTCGATTCCATTTATTGCACTTGCTGGTGTGTCATTCGGTTTCCTTGCACTGAACAGGTATCCTGCTTCAATATTCATGGGAGATACAGGATCATTTGCTTTAGGTGCAGGATATATCACAGCAGCATTCTTAGGTGATATAATTTATTTTGCACTAATTGCACTTTCTGTTCCAATACTTTCTGTTGTAGTTAGCCTTTTGCACCGTGCTAAAATCATTAAGTTACCTGTAGAGCCATTGCATCATACTTTACATTACAAAGGGCTTTCTGAAAGGAAAATCGTTGCACTCTACTGGTTAATTACCATTGTAATATGTGTTATAGCACTTTATTTCTACCATTACTTCATAATTTAA